From Pseudomonas sp. StFLB209, a single genomic window includes:
- the fliA gene encoding RNA polymerase sigma factor FliA: protein MTASGYQMYSKASRNSQYELIERYAPLVKRIAYHLLARLPASVQVEDLIQAGMIGLLEVSTKYDSTKGASFETYAGIRIRGAMLDEVRKGDWAPRSVHRNTRMVSDAIRAIEARTGRDAKDHEVAAELQLSLDDYYAILNDTLGSRLFSFDDLLQDGEHDGLHEDGASGSLEPSRDLEDERFQKALADAIANLPERERLVLALYYDEELNLKEIGEVLGVSESRVSQLHSQCAARLRGRLGEWRAR from the coding sequence ATGACAGCCAGCGGTTATCAGATGTACAGCAAGGCATCAAGGAATTCGCAATACGAGTTGATTGAGCGCTATGCGCCACTGGTCAAGCGTATTGCCTACCACCTGCTGGCCCGTCTGCCTGCCAGCGTCCAGGTCGAAGACCTGATCCAGGCGGGCATGATCGGCCTGCTTGAAGTATCGACCAAATACGACTCCACCAAGGGTGCCAGTTTCGAAACCTACGCCGGCATTCGGATCCGTGGCGCGATGCTTGACGAGGTGCGTAAAGGTGACTGGGCGCCGCGTTCAGTGCATCGAAATACCCGGATGGTCAGTGATGCGATTCGCGCTATTGAAGCAAGAACAGGGCGCGACGCTAAAGATCATGAAGTTGCTGCCGAACTCCAGTTAAGTCTTGATGATTATTACGCTATCTTGAACGACACTTTGGGCAGTCGGCTGTTCAGCTTTGACGACCTGCTGCAGGACGGCGAGCATGATGGGCTGCACGAAGATGGCGCCAGCGGTTCGCTGGAGCCGTCGCGCGATCTTGAGGACGAGCGCTTCCAGAAAGCATTGGCCGATGCCATTGCCAATCTTCCGGAGCGTGAGCGTTTGGTGCTGGCGTTGTACTATGACGAGGAGTTGAACCTCAAAGAGATCGGTGAGGTCCTTGGGGTCAGCGAATCTCGGGTCAGCCAGTTACACAGTCAGTGCGCAGCCCGCTTGCGAGGTCGTTTGGGGGAATGGCGGGCGCGCTGA
- a CDS encoding chemotaxis response regulator CheY → MKILIVDDFSTMRRIIKNLLRDLGFTNTSEADDGLTALPMLQSGAFDFLVTDWNMPGMSGIDLLRQVRQDERLKNIPVLMVTAEAKREQIIEAAQAGVNGYVVKPFTAQVLQEKIEKIFERVNS, encoded by the coding sequence ATGAAAATCCTCATCGTTGATGACTTTTCAACGATGCGGCGGATCATAAAAAATCTGTTGCGTGACCTGGGGTTTACCAATACATCGGAAGCAGATGACGGTCTTACCGCGCTGCCGATGCTGCAAAGCGGTGCCTTTGATTTTCTGGTAACCGACTGGAACATGCCTGGCATGTCGGGTATCGACCTGCTGCGCCAAGTGCGTCAGGACGAGCGCCTGAAGAACATTCCGGTGCTGATGGTGACTGCTGAAGCCAAGCGTGAGCAGATCATTGAAGCGGCCCAGGCCGGTGTGAACGGCTATGTGGTCAAGCCTTTCACCGCCCAGGTATTGCAAGAGAAGATTGAAAAGATCTTCGAGCGCGTCAATAGCTGA
- a CDS encoding protein phosphatase CheZ, which translates to MDNNDSLGDFESTLKKHAHELVASLEKGKFGDAVQLIHELNQARDRGLYQEVGKLTRELHSAIVNFHIDPQMPQAEEVSQITDAAERLSYVVRLTEGAANRTMDLVEQSTPLMNSLSDDAKALSADWGRFMRREIGAEEFRDLAKRVDGFLSRTEKESHAVASHLNDILLAQDYQDLTGQVIKRVTQLVTEVESNLLKLVLMASHVDRFAGIEHDREAMQAEKDPKKHLAQGEGPQIHADKREDVVSGQDDVDDLLSSLGF; encoded by the coding sequence ATGGATAACAATGATTCATTGGGTGACTTCGAGTCGACCCTGAAAAAACACGCGCACGAGCTGGTCGCCAGCCTTGAAAAAGGCAAATTCGGCGACGCCGTGCAACTGATCCATGAGCTCAACCAGGCGCGCGACCGCGGCCTGTATCAGGAAGTGGGCAAATTGACGCGTGAGCTGCACAGCGCGATCGTCAATTTCCATATCGATCCGCAGATGCCGCAAGCCGAAGAGGTGTCTCAGATCACTGATGCCGCCGAGCGTTTGTCGTATGTTGTAAGGCTGACCGAGGGTGCGGCCAACCGCACCATGGATCTGGTGGAGCAAAGCACACCGTTGATGAACAGCCTCAGTGACGACGCCAAGGCGCTGAGTGCCGACTGGGGGCGCTTCATGCGCCGCGAAATCGGTGCTGAGGAGTTTCGTGATCTGGCCAAGCGGGTGGACGGTTTCCTGTCGCGTACCGAGAAAGAGAGCCATGCCGTTGCCAGCCATCTCAACGACATTCTGCTGGCCCAGGATTATCAGGACCTTACCGGTCAGGTGATCAAGCGCGTGACGCAACTGGTCACCGAAGTTGAGAGCAACCTGCTCAAGCTGGTACTGATGGCCAGCCATGTCGATCGCTTTGCCGGGATCGAGCATGACCGTGAAGCGATGCAAGCAGAAAAAGATCCGAAAAAACATCTTGCTCAGGGTGAAGGTCCGCAGATTCATGCCGATAAACGGGAAGATGTCGTTTCCGGTCAGGATGATGTGGACGACTTGCTATCCAGCCTTGGCTTCTAA
- a CDS encoding chemotaxis protein CheA: MSFGADEEILQDFLVEAGEILEQLSEQLVELESRPDDADLLNAIFRGFHTVKGGAGFLQLHELVECCHIAENVFDILRKGERRVNAELMDVVLEALDTVNSMFGQVRERSDITPATPELLQALSRLAEPESADEVAAVAAAPEPAPEPVVEAAAPAAGEAGSDLITDDEFERLLDSLHGPAGSPVAATPSAPAAPAAAASDEITDHEFEALLDQLHGKGSFDASVATVSAAAPAVAAPAGAASDEITDDEFESLLDQLHGKGSFSGAVEAVAVAPAAPASSPASDEITDHEFENLLDELHGKGKFEPAAVSGAVAAAAPAAKPPAPVAKVEPAVAKPAAAPAPAAAKPAAAAPARAAAAPAEKPTATEAETTVRVDTARLDEIMNMVGELVLVRNRLVRLGLNSGNEAMSKAVSNLDVVTADLQTAVMKTRMQPIKKVFGRFPRLVRDLARQLKKEINLELVGEETDLDKNLVEALADPLVHLVRNAVDHGVETPEEREASGKSRSGRVVLSAEQEGDHILLSISDDGKGMDPAVLRAIAVKRGVMDKDAADRLSDSDCYNLIFAPGFSTKTEISDVSGRGVGMDVVKTKISQLNGTINIYSTKGQGSKIVIKVPLTLAIMPTLMVMLADQAFAFPLVNVNEIFHLDLSTTNVVDGQEVVIVRDKALPLFYLKRWLIKSAAHEEQREGHVVILSVGTQRIGFVVDQLVGQEEVVIKPLGKMLQGTPGMSGATITGDGRIALILDVPSMLKRYAARRI; the protein is encoded by the coding sequence ATGAGCTTCGGCGCCGATGAAGAGATCCTCCAGGATTTTCTGGTAGAGGCCGGCGAAATTCTCGAGCAATTGTCTGAACAACTGGTCGAGCTTGAAAGTCGCCCGGATGACGCGGACTTGCTCAACGCAATTTTTCGCGGTTTTCACACTGTAAAAGGAGGCGCCGGCTTCCTTCAGTTGCATGAGCTTGTCGAGTGCTGCCACATTGCCGAGAACGTGTTCGACATCCTGCGCAAGGGTGAGCGTCGCGTTAACGCCGAATTGATGGACGTGGTCCTCGAAGCACTGGATACCGTCAACAGCATGTTCGGCCAGGTGCGTGAGCGCAGTGACATCACGCCTGCTACCCCTGAGCTGCTGCAGGCACTGTCACGGCTGGCAGAGCCTGAGTCAGCTGACGAAGTGGCTGCGGTGGCAGCGGCTCCGGAGCCGGCGCCGGAACCGGTGGTCGAGGCGGCTGCACCGGCTGCCGGGGAGGCCGGCTCCGACCTGATCACCGACGATGAGTTCGAGCGGCTGCTCGACTCCCTGCACGGCCCGGCCGGCAGCCCGGTCGCCGCTACGCCGTCTGCGCCAGCCGCGCCTGCGGCTGCAGCGAGTGATGAAATCACCGATCACGAATTCGAAGCGCTGCTCGATCAGTTGCATGGCAAGGGTTCGTTCGATGCCAGCGTCGCCACTGTCAGTGCTGCAGCACCTGCTGTCGCAGCGCCCGCTGGCGCTGCCTCGGATGAAATCACCGACGACGAATTCGAGTCGCTGCTTGATCAGTTGCACGGCAAAGGCTCGTTCAGCGGCGCTGTAGAAGCGGTGGCCGTTGCCCCTGCGGCACCTGCCAGCAGCCCTGCATCGGATGAAATCACCGATCACGAATTTGAAAACCTGCTCGACGAGTTGCACGGCAAGGGCAAGTTCGAACCGGCGGCAGTAAGCGGCGCGGTTGCCGCCGCAGCGCCGGCGGCCAAGCCGCCAGCCCCTGTCGCCAAGGTCGAGCCTGCGGTGGCCAAGCCTGCTGCTGCGCCTGCGCCCGCGGCGGCCAAGCCTGCCGCTGCCGCACCGGCCAGAGCTGCTGCCGCGCCAGCCGAGAAGCCGACCGCGACAGAAGCCGAAACCACGGTGCGCGTCGATACCGCGCGGCTTGACGAGATCATGAACATGGTCGGCGAGTTGGTGCTGGTGCGTAACCGTCTGGTACGCCTTGGCCTCAACAGCGGCAATGAAGCGATGTCCAAGGCGGTTTCCAACCTGGATGTGGTCACCGCCGACCTGCAAACCGCGGTCATGAAGACCCGCATGCAGCCGATCAAGAAAGTCTTCGGCCGCTTTCCGCGTCTGGTTCGTGACCTGGCACGCCAGCTCAAGAAAGAGATCAACCTGGAACTGGTGGGTGAAGAGACCGACCTGGACAAGAACCTGGTCGAGGCGCTCGCTGACCCGTTGGTGCACTTGGTGCGTAACGCGGTCGACCACGGTGTGGAAACTCCTGAGGAGCGTGAGGCCAGCGGCAAGTCACGCAGTGGCCGGGTGGTGCTGTCGGCCGAGCAGGAAGGCGATCACATCCTGTTGTCGATTTCCGATGACGGCAAGGGTATGGACCCGGCCGTGCTGCGCGCCATTGCGGTCAAGCGCGGCGTCATGGACAAGGACGCGGCCGATCGTCTCAGCGACAGCGACTGCTACAACCTGATCTTCGCCCCCGGCTTCTCGACCAAGACCGAGATTTCCGATGTGTCCGGTCGTGGGGTTGGCATGGACGTGGTGAAAACCAAGATTTCCCAGCTCAACGGTACGATCAACATCTATTCGACCAAGGGCCAGGGTTCGAAGATCGTCATCAAGGTGCCGCTGACCCTGGCGATCATGCCGACCCTGATGGTGATGCTCGCCGACCAGGCGTTTGCATTCCCGCTGGTCAACGTCAACGAAATCTTCCACCTCGACCTGTCGACCACCAATGTGGTTGACGGCCAGGAAGTGGTTATCGTGCGCGACAAGGCACTGCCACTGTTCTACCTCAAACGCTGGCTGATCAAGTCGGCAGCTCATGAGGAGCAGCGCGAAGGGCACGTGGTGATTCTGTCGGTCGGCACGCAGCGCATTGGTTTCGTGGTCGATCAACTGGTCGGCCAGGAAGAGGTGGTCATCAAACCGCTGGGCAAGATGCTGCAAGGCACCCCTGGCATGTCGGGCGCCACCATTACCGGTGACGGTCGGATTGCCTTGATCCTTGATGTTCCGAGCATGCTCAAGCGTTACGCCGCACGGCGTATTTGA
- a CDS encoding protein-glutamate methylesterase/protein-glutamine glutaminase, with product MAVKVLVVDDSGFFRRRVTEILSSDPLIQVVGTATNGKEAIEQALALKPDVITMDYEMPMMDGITSVRHIMQRIPTPVLMFSSLTHEGARVTLDALDAGAVDFLPKNFEDISRNPDKVKQLLCEKINSIARSNRRFSSFGSSSQSTPAATASAPAPAASPSVRRTPPPVAPAPAPAATRPLTSRAAPVTASASPAAAPAHAHHSPAPRRKAYKLVAIGTSTGGPVALQRVLTQLPANFPAPIVLIQHMPAAFTKAFAERLDKLCKISVKEAEDGDLLRPGLALLAPGGKQMMVDGRGAVKILPGDERLNYKPCVDITFGSAAKAYGDKVLSVVLTGMGADGREGARMLKQGGSTVWAQDEASCVIYGMPMAIVKADLADAVYSLDDIGRHIVEACL from the coding sequence ATGGCAGTCAAGGTCCTGGTGGTGGATGATTCGGGTTTTTTCCGCCGCCGCGTTACGGAAATCCTCTCTTCGGACCCGCTCATTCAGGTGGTCGGTACCGCAACCAACGGCAAGGAAGCCATCGAACAGGCCCTGGCGCTCAAGCCTGATGTGATCACCATGGACTACGAGATGCCGATGATGGACGGCATCACTTCGGTCCGCCACATCATGCAGCGTATCCCTACGCCGGTATTGATGTTCTCCTCCCTGACCCACGAGGGCGCGCGGGTCACACTCGACGCGCTGGATGCCGGTGCGGTCGACTTCCTGCCCAAGAATTTCGAAGACATCTCGCGCAACCCTGACAAGGTCAAACAGTTGCTGTGCGAGAAGATCAACAGCATCGCGCGCAGTAATCGTCGTTTCAGCTCGTTTGGCAGCAGCTCGCAGTCAACGCCTGCGGCTACGGCATCCGCCCCGGCACCTGCGGCCAGCCCGAGTGTGCGGCGCACGCCGCCCCCTGTGGCGCCGGCGCCTGCTCCGGCGGCTACCCGGCCGTTGACCAGTCGCGCGGCGCCGGTCACAGCATCCGCCAGCCCGGCTGCTGCGCCGGCCCATGCTCATCATTCGCCGGCGCCACGGCGCAAGGCCTACAAGCTGGTAGCCATTGGCACCTCCACCGGTGGGCCGGTTGCGTTGCAGCGCGTGTTGACCCAATTGCCTGCCAACTTCCCGGCGCCCATCGTGCTCATCCAGCACATGCCGGCAGCCTTTACCAAGGCGTTTGCCGAGCGCCTCGACAAGTTGTGCAAGATCAGCGTCAAGGAAGCCGAAGACGGTGATCTGCTGCGTCCGGGTCTGGCGTTGCTGGCTCCGGGTGGCAAACAGATGATGGTCGATGGCCGTGGCGCGGTGAAAATCCTGCCCGGTGATGAGCGCCTGAACTACAAGCCGTGCGTGGATATCACCTTTGGCTCGGCGGCCAAGGCCTACGGTGACAAGGTGCTGTCGGTGGTCCTCACCGGAATGGGCGCCGACGGCCGTGAAGGTGCGCGCATGCTCAAGCAGGGCGGCAGCACCGTATGGGCCCAGGATGAGGCCAGTTGCGTGATTTATGGTATGCCGATGGCCATCGTCAAGGCTGATCTGGCGGATGCGGTGTACAGCCTGGACGATATCGGCCGGCACATCGTGGAGGCGTGCCTGTAA
- a CDS encoding flagellar motor protein — MDVLSLIGLILAFVAILGGNLLEGGHVSSLVNGPAALIVLGGTLAAALLQAPMSAFKRAVQILRWILFPPRIDLPGGIDRIIGWSMTARKEGLLGLESVADTEPDPYARKGLQLLVDGAEPASIRSILEVDFITQENRDIQAAKVYESMGGYAPTIGIIGAVMGLIHVMGNLADPSQLGGGIAVAFVATIYGVASANLFLLPVANKLKAIALRQSRYREMLLEGLLSIAEGENPRSIELKLQGFME, encoded by the coding sequence ATGGATGTACTGAGCCTTATCGGCCTGATTCTGGCGTTTGTCGCGATTCTGGGTGGCAATCTGCTTGAGGGTGGGCATGTCAGCTCGCTGGTCAACGGCCCGGCCGCGCTGATCGTGCTGGGCGGCACCCTGGCGGCTGCGTTGTTGCAGGCACCGATGAGTGCGTTCAAACGTGCCGTGCAGATCCTGCGCTGGATTCTGTTTCCGCCACGCATCGATCTGCCTGGCGGCATTGACCGGATCATTGGCTGGAGCATGACGGCGCGCAAGGAAGGCCTGCTGGGGCTGGAGAGCGTGGCAGACACCGAGCCTGACCCTTATGCGCGCAAGGGCCTGCAATTGCTGGTTGATGGCGCGGAGCCGGCGTCGATTCGCAGTATTCTGGAAGTCGATTTCATTACCCAGGAAAACCGCGATATCCAGGCCGCCAAGGTTTACGAAAGCATGGGCGGTTACGCGCCGACCATCGGCATCATCGGTGCGGTCATGGGCCTGATCCACGTGATGGGCAATCTGGCCGACCCGAGCCAGTTGGGTGGCGGTATCGCGGTCGCGTTCGTCGCCACGATCTATGGCGTGGCCAGTGCCAACCTGTTCCTGCTGCCGGTGGCCAACAAACTCAAGGCGATTGCCCTGCGCCAGTCGCGCTACCGCGAGATGCTGCTCGAAGGCCTGCTGTCCATTGCCGAGGGTGAAAACCCGCGCTCCATTGAGCTCAAGCTGCAAGGCTTCATGGAGTAA
- the motD gene encoding flagellar motor protein MotD produces the protein MSRRRRHEEHENHERWLVSYADFITLLFAFFVVMYSISSLNEGKYKILSQALVGVFNDAERTMQPIPIGEQRPQTTRPAEPLLKDSEQTDAGIGAKTVDPLQAIADDVRAGFGDLLRSDQMTVRGNELWVEIELNSSLLFGSGDAMPSNQAFSIIERVANIVKRFDNPVHVEGFTDDQPINTAQFPTNWELSASRAASIVRLLAMYGVNPARMASVGYAEFQPIASNATAQGRAQNRRVVLVISRNLDVRRSLTAGGSANATPDAALRRAGTQTAPAPASPPSGTNAVNSPSPAR, from the coding sequence ATGTCCCGTCGCCGCCGCCACGAAGAGCATGAAAATCACGAACGCTGGCTGGTGTCCTACGCGGATTTCATCACCTTGCTGTTCGCCTTTTTTGTGGTGATGTACTCGATTTCGTCACTCAACGAGGGCAAGTACAAGATTCTGTCCCAGGCGCTGGTCGGGGTGTTCAATGACGCTGAGCGGACCATGCAGCCGATTCCGATCGGTGAGCAGCGGCCACAGACCACCCGGCCTGCCGAGCCTCTTCTGAAAGACAGTGAGCAGACCGACGCCGGTATCGGTGCCAAAACGGTCGATCCGTTGCAGGCCATCGCCGATGATGTGCGCGCCGGATTCGGCGACCTGTTGCGCTCCGACCAGATGACCGTGCGTGGCAACGAGTTGTGGGTTGAGATCGAGCTTAATTCCAGCCTGTTGTTCGGCAGCGGTGACGCCATGCCCAGCAATCAGGCCTTCAGCATCATCGAAAGGGTGGCCAATATCGTCAAACGCTTCGATAACCCGGTGCATGTCGAAGGTTTCACAGACGATCAACCGATCAACACCGCGCAGTTCCCGACCAACTGGGAGCTGTCCGCTTCACGGGCGGCGAGCATCGTGCGTCTGCTGGCCATGTACGGCGTCAATCCGGCGCGCATGGCTTCAGTGGGGTACGCTGAGTTTCAGCCAATCGCCAGTAATGCCACCGCGCAGGGGCGGGCGCAGAATCGCCGCGTGGTGCTGGTTATTTCCCGTAACCTGGATGTGCGCCGCAGTCTGACCGCAGGTGGTTCAGCCAATGCCACCCCTGATGCAGCATTACGGCGTGCTGGCACACAAACTGCACCGGCTCCGGCAAGTCCACCGTCAGGCACCAATGCCGTCAATTCTCCGTCACCCGCTCGCTAG
- a CDS encoding ParA family protein, with protein MRVWAVANQKGGVGKTTTTIALAGLLADSGKRVVVVDLDPHGSMTSYFGHNPDELEHSAFDLFLHKGAVPQGLPGQLLLPTSDQRISLLPSSTALATLERQSPGQSGLGLVIAKSLAQLWQDFDYALIDSPPLLGVLMVNALAASQQLAIPVQTEFLAVKGLERMVNTLAMINRSRKVPLPYTIVPTLFDRRTQASMGTLKLLRDSFPEHVWKAYVPVDTRLRDASRAGVTPSQNDPKSRGVLAYRALLKHLLAEQLTAQVA; from the coding sequence ATGAGAGTCTGGGCAGTCGCCAATCAGAAAGGTGGGGTCGGCAAGACCACCACGACCATTGCCCTGGCCGGCCTGCTGGCTGACTCGGGCAAGCGTGTGGTCGTGGTCGATCTGGACCCGCATGGCTCGATGACCAGTTACTTCGGCCATAACCCTGACGAGCTGGAGCACAGCGCTTTCGACCTGTTTCTGCATAAAGGTGCAGTGCCTCAAGGCCTGCCCGGCCAGTTGCTGCTGCCGACCAGCGATCAGCGGATTTCGCTGTTGCCGTCCAGTACCGCACTGGCCACTCTGGAGCGCCAGTCGCCAGGCCAGAGCGGCCTGGGCTTGGTGATTGCCAAAAGCCTTGCGCAACTGTGGCAGGATTTTGACTATGCGCTGATCGACAGCCCACCGTTGTTGGGCGTGTTGATGGTCAATGCGCTGGCGGCCAGTCAGCAACTGGCGATTCCGGTGCAAACCGAGTTTCTCGCGGTCAAGGGCCTGGAACGCATGGTCAACACGCTGGCGATGATCAATCGCTCGCGCAAGGTGCCGTTGCCGTACACCATCGTGCCGACCCTGTTCGATCGACGCACCCAGGCTTCAATGGGCACCCTCAAGCTGCTGCGTGACAGCTTCCCGGAACATGTCTGGAAAGCCTACGTGCCGGTCGACACCCGCCTGCGCGATGCCAGCCGGGCCGGAGTGACCCCTTCGCAGAATGACCCCAAGAGTCGTGGGGTACTGGCCTATCGTGCGTTGCTCAAGCACCTGTTGGCCGAACAACTGACAGCGCAGGTGGCCTGA
- a CDS encoding CheW domain-containing protein has protein sequence MIRPVDLATRPQVALQSYLDALLQDVTDELLVVPAPVDHFDEFKAAVLEEQAHDARMLAPKPLAVAVAAPAPVAVPVAVAVQAKVQARVELPVPVVVPEVVVPKLEVPVVEALESAIARAEPVAELNTRLDQSPPPPPATDGRPDWAAEPFECLLFDVAGLTLAVPLVCLGAIYSLEGQELTPLFGQPDWFLGILPCQAGNLKVLDTARWVMPDRYREDFRQGLKYVISVQGYEWGLAVHQVSRSLRLDPQEIKWRAQRGHRPWLAGTVIEHMCALLDVAQLAELIASGAVKQMNTLR, from the coding sequence ATGATTCGCCCCGTAGATTTGGCAACCCGGCCACAGGTGGCTTTGCAGTCGTATCTGGATGCGCTGCTGCAAGACGTCACCGACGAGCTGTTGGTGGTGCCGGCGCCGGTTGATCATTTCGATGAATTCAAGGCGGCTGTGCTTGAAGAGCAGGCGCATGACGCCCGTATGCTGGCACCCAAACCGCTGGCAGTGGCTGTCGCGGCGCCGGCACCGGTGGCAGTACCGGTTGCTGTTGCGGTCCAGGCCAAGGTTCAGGCCAGGGTCGAGCTGCCGGTTCCGGTGGTGGTGCCTGAAGTGGTGGTGCCCAAGCTCGAGGTTCCGGTCGTCGAGGCGCTGGAGTCGGCCATTGCGCGGGCCGAGCCAGTGGCTGAGCTCAACACCCGGCTCGATCAGAGCCCGCCACCACCACCGGCCACCGATGGGCGTCCGGACTGGGCTGCCGAGCCGTTCGAGTGCCTGTTGTTCGATGTGGCGGGTTTGACCCTGGCGGTGCCGTTGGTGTGTCTGGGGGCGATCTATTCTCTGGAAGGGCAGGAACTGACGCCGCTGTTTGGTCAGCCTGACTGGTTCCTGGGCATCCTGCCGTGCCAGGCCGGCAACCTGAAGGTGCTCGACACCGCCCGCTGGGTCATGCCGGACCGCTATCGGGAAGATTTCCGCCAGGGATTGAAGTATGTGATTTCGGTACAAGGTTACGAGTGGGGGTTGGCGGTGCATCAGGTCAGCCGTTCGCTGCGCCTGGACCCGCAGGAAATCAAGTGGCGCGCCCAGCGCGGTCATCGGCCATGGCTGGCCGGTACAGTGATTGAGCATATGTGCGCCTTGCTCGATGTTGCACAGTTGGCCGAGTTGATCGCCAGTGGCGCGGTCAAGCAAATGAACACGCTCAGATAA
- a CDS encoding chemotaxis protein CheW, whose protein sequence is MNKSSAQGSEDPILQWVTFRLDNESYGINVMQVQEVLRYTEIAPVPGAPSYVLGIINLRGNVVTVIDTRQRFGLAPVEVSDNTRIVIIEADKQVVGILVDSVAEVVYLRQSEVETAPNVGNDESAKFIQGVCNKNGELLILVELDKMMTEEEWSELENI, encoded by the coding sequence ATGAATAAGTCGTCTGCACAAGGTTCCGAAGATCCCATCCTGCAGTGGGTGACCTTCCGTCTGGACAACGAGTCGTACGGCATCAATGTGATGCAGGTCCAGGAAGTGCTGCGCTACACCGAAATCGCGCCGGTGCCAGGTGCTCCCAGCTATGTGCTGGGTATCATCAACCTGCGCGGTAACGTGGTCACGGTGATCGACACGCGCCAGCGCTTTGGTCTGGCCCCGGTCGAGGTCAGTGACAACACCCGGATCGTGATCATCGAAGCCGACAAGCAGGTGGTCGGTATCCTGGTCGACAGCGTGGCGGAAGTGGTCTATCTGCGTCAGTCCGAAGTCGAGACCGCGCCGAACGTGGGTAACGATGAGTCGGCCAAGTTCATTCAGGGCGTGTGCAACAAGAACGGCGAATTGCTGATTCTGGTTGAGCTGGACAAGATGATGACCGAGGAAGAATGGTCCGAGCTGGAGAACATCTGA
- a CDS encoding DUF2802 domain-containing protein, which yields MLWIAVGVLGMLWVVTLVVLLNHIKRQRQLDEQRSKADEAREQRLRELARRVENFQKGTVGMGEDLHELRAIVAVLPDKITALEQRDPSTLTFAQAARLVGMGASVEELTQSCGLTQAEAQLMSKLHKNS from the coding sequence ATGCTGTGGATCGCTGTCGGTGTTCTGGGCATGCTCTGGGTCGTGACCCTGGTTGTGCTGCTGAATCATATCAAGCGCCAGCGTCAGCTCGATGAGCAGCGTAGCAAGGCTGATGAAGCCCGTGAGCAACGTCTGCGCGAGCTGGCCCGGCGAGTGGAAAACTTCCAGAAGGGCACGGTCGGCATGGGCGAGGATCTGCACGAACTGCGTGCCATCGTCGCCGTGTTGCCGGACAAGATCACGGCCCTGGAGCAACGTGATCCTTCGACCCTGACCTTTGCCCAGGCGGCGCGGCTGGTGGGGATGGGGGCCAGCGTCGAAGAGCTCACCCAGTCTTGCGGCCTGACCCAGGCCGAAGCGCAACTGATGAGCAAGCTGCACAAGAACAGTTGA